The region TCGCTGATGGTCACCCGGCCCGCGTCAGTTTGGGCGCGGTAATCCGGGCGATACATATCTTCGACCGAGGCCGCCGGATGATGAAATTGCCCGGGCGACACGGCACGCACTATATAAGCTAAGCGCAGCGTATTACTACCTTCCCAATCCACCTGAGAAATAAAGCGGTCTTGGCGAAATTCGCTGTGCTCGGCATCTTCTTTGACCTTCAGCCAATCCAGCCCCCCTACTTCGCCACCGCGTAACAGATTCGGGTTATCAATCTCAAAACCGGCGGGCAGCGGGTCCGCTAACATCAAGCGCGCTTGCGCCTTGCCGAACGGCACCACTTCAAGTACCACCACCATGCGATCACCGGCTTTTACGCCGGAATCCAAGTCAACCGGCACGCCGTCCATCTGGTAATAGCTGCGCGTAATAGCATAACCATTGCCCGTGGCAGGCTCGGGCACCCGTGGCACACCATAGGTGGTCAGCGTAAGCGTGGTCGGCTTAAAGGAGCCATTACTTACGGTCAACGCCTTAGCGCTATCAGCCTTAGCACCATAGGTATGAGTAACATCCGCTTTTAGTACTCGTACTAAGGGCCCCTCCACCGGCTTACCATCTAAGGTAATACCATCATTACTGGGCTGTTCAATTAAGGCGTTAGCCGCCAATAATGTCCAGCTGGCTTCTTGAGTAGACAAACTGCGACCATCTGGGCGCAAACTAAGCGCCAACTCTTCCACGTCCAGCGCCTTCGATTTAGCTTCCGTGGCCAAGGTCAGCACTGCTGCCACATCGCGACGACGACTGCCGTAATCTTCACGATAAATTTGTGCCTCGGTGAGCGATTTATAAGCCGCCACCCGGGCACCCGCCTTGTTAAACATGGCATCAGCGCGTTTTTGATCGCCATAGCTGGCCAAAGCCGCCGCCAGTTGCGCTTGGGCAATCGGCGTGGCAAAGGCATCACCTTTCACATCTGCGTAATAGCGCAAGTCACCAATGGTGGCCGCACCTTCACGAGCCAACACCATCAGCGCATAGGCCAGCGCCTCACCGCCTTCATCAAAATCGGCGGTATAGTTGACGCGGTTGCGCAAGTTATCCAATGCGGAGCGAAACGCCACATCGGGCACCGCATGGCCTTGGGCCTTAGCGCGACTTAAGAAGTCGGTGACATAGGCATCCAACCAAAAATCGCCGGAGCTGGGGCCCCATAAGCCAAAGCCGCTTTCGGAGCTTTGGTTAGTCAATACTTCACCCACCGCCTTACTGATACGCGTTGGGAGATCTTCTGCCCCTTTTAGCTGCATCGCCTTCGCCACCTGATCAAAATACAGCAGCGGCAGCGCACGCGAGGTCACTTGTTCGGTACAGCCGTAAGGATAACGGTCTAACGCCGCCAGTAGCCCAGGCACATCTAAGCGAGCAATCGGCCCTACCGACAAAGTCGCCAGGCCAGAGCCTGGAGCAAAGTCCGCAAAGGCAGTTTGGTCGAGAGTAAAAGACTCACCGGCGGCCAATTCCAGACGTTGAGTACGTGAAACCTCTGGATCCCCGTTGTGTACCGGGATAAATAACTCTTTGCTCAACTGCTTGCCGTCGGGCGTGGTGAGCGAGACAGACACACTTTGCTGCCCCTCTGCGCCTGCGGTGATGGGCACCGAAAACGTCGCCTTTGCGCCCTTCGCCAGTTCAAAATCGTTAGGCACATCGCCTAAGGTCAGCCCTTCTGCGGACAACTTTAAGCCCATCTTGCCTGCCGGTCCCGTGGCATGCATCACTTCGAGCAGCATGCGGCTTTCGTCATTAGGCGACATAAAGCGCGGCACCGAGGCGGTGACTACTACCGGATCGCGCACCAGTACTTCGGCGTCGGCTTGGCCAACGGCGGTGTTAGACCACACCACCGCCATCACTTTCACCGTGCCGTTAAACGAGGGCATGTCGAAGGTGGCGCGGGCGTAGCCGTCCTTATCTATGGTGACCGGACCAGTAAAATAAGCCACCAATTCTTCGGTAGGCGGTGGCGCTTGCATGCGCGCTTGTGCTGCGGCGTCACCACCGGATCGCACCGTGCCCGCCGCACCACTTAGGCCATCGATTAAACGGCCATATAAGTCGCGCATGCCTACTCCCAACTTACGCTGGCCAAAATAATGGCCTTTGGGATCCGGCGGGGTAAAGGCGGTGAGGTTCAAAATTCCCACATCTACCGCCGCTATGGTGGCGTAGGCGGTTTCACCCCGAGCTATGCCGCCCACTTTCACGGAAATCTCCATGGGGCCACGGGGCGCCACTTCTGCTGCTACCTCAACGCTCGCACTCAATGCTTTCTTGCCCGGCGCTATGCTGGCGTGCGCCAATCCTAAGGCACGGGCCGGATTACGGCCGGCGGCCACATCCATGGGTCGTAACACAGACGCAGACACATAGACGCCTGTGCCCCAATCGTCGGTGACATCTAATTTAATGGTGTTTTCACCCTCAGCTACCTTCACCACTTTCATGGTTACTAGGCGGTTAGATAACACATACACCAGTGCCGTACCGGCGGCACGGGGCACAATGCGCAATTGCGCCACCTCGCCAGACTTATAGGCCGGCTTGTCTAAGGATAATTCCAGCGTATCGGGAGTCGAAGTTACATCTGCTGGCGCATACCAGCCCGCATAAAAACGGCTGGAAGTAGCCGCATCGCCACCGTCCGCTTGGCTGACCACCAACTCATACTCGCCCCAGTCCACGGGTGCTGAGATTTCTACTGCCGCGCTTAATTCTTTCCCTAGCTCTTTCCCTAATTCTGCTCGGCCATCCGCTACTCGTTCACGGCTGCTGACAGGCTCCCAACGCCAATCGCCATATTCTTGATACCACTGATAGCGAGTTTCAATACGCGATAATTCCCAGGTTACCGTCATGGTGGTGGCTGTTTCATCAGAGCCTACCGCCAGCAGCGAGAACTTAGCATCCGTGCCTTGCTTGACCACCTCATCAAATAAGGGTTTAACGCCAATCATGGGCCCGCTGGGTTGTAGTGCGCGCGTTATGCGCCGCTCCACCGGACGGCCCGAACCTTCGGCCACCCGTGCTGCGACTGTGATTTCTAATGGCCGCAAGGGGTCGGTGACATCGGGTATAGATAGTGCAATCACCGCCCGACCTTGGTCGTCAGTACTCTGGCCACTAAAGCTTTCCATTTGGGTTTGGAACGGTTCATCAGTGCGGCCAAACTGGTAGCCAGGAAAAGCCGCCAAGCCTTTGGCGGCGCGTAACGTCACATCGCCTTCCACGCTCAAATCGCTACCCAGGGCGCCAAATAAGTATTTTGCATCTAACGTAAGCGCAGGCGTATCGCCCAAGCGTATTGGGCTGTCGGGTAAGTTCAGGCTGAAATCAATGCGTTCGGGTAAGAAGTCTTCCACCAAGAAGGTTTTTGCGGTGAGCGCTGGCGCGTCGAGATCGGCTTTCACCTCTAGTCTCCATACGCCACGAGGCGCACTACCGGCAATCGGTAGCACAAACACATGACCGCCGGCTCCTGCGTCTGCTGCCACTACTCGGGAATATTCCACGCCATCGGGGCGTTTCACGATGGCCGTTAAGGGTAAGCCGGCAATCGCCGCAGCATTAGCATCACGACTCAGAGCGGTG is a window of Oceanisphaera sp. IT1-181 DNA encoding:
- a CDS encoding alpha-2-macroglobulin family protein; the protein is MAYGRGIKLGALLVAVLGLNWSGISGAADLVPQQRFVMSQDVDLPGGDISSLFDTTLESCQKACVSNSACTAITFNSRNGSCFLKAEFGDTAAYADALSGFMLNASPNAAALAQTRAAELSFLQPTDLARATELATGLAIRHVTGASSAAEHLAAAQAEESNGNMLRASSHIGAALNITDAASDWSEYARLLRRAAARDKSTSSELQQRALAATINGYLRADTPGLRHNLLVEMAQILEDRSRGLAMVPALRLAQQIHTRAETQAALDKAIGKYGFRVTEHDVQSDSARPRICVQFSDDLAKTDIDFNKFVQLDGKGLTVEKTGDQMLCVEGVSHGARHTLTFRAGIPAADGQTTAKPVTITAYVRDRSPSLRFPGRAYVLPKVGQDAALPIEAVNTAKADLTLFRVTDRNILRAIQSEYFGEPMSYWREDSFSSEVGAEIWQGHADLAMEVNRDMTTRLPMNEALAGQGAGIFALRASMPGKDSYEVAPAWQWFVVSDLGISTLSGADGLHVVVRSLGTADAKPKVTVELLSRSNEILGRLQTDDQGYALFPAALTRGVGALAPAMIVAKEGSAKEGEAKEESADMAFLSLTDPEFDLSDRGVEGREPAPPIDVFLTTDRGAYRAGETVYATALSRDANAAAIAGLPLTAIVKRPDGVEYSRVVAADAGAGGHVFVLPIAGSAPRGVWRLEVKADLDAPALTAKTFLVEDFLPERIDFSLNLPDSPIRLGDTPALTLDAKYLFGALGSDLSVEGDVTLRAAKGLAAFPGYQFGRTDEPFQTQMESFSGQSTDDQGRAVIALSIPDVTDPLRPLEITVAARVAEGSGRPVERRITRALQPSGPMIGVKPLFDEVVKQGTDAKFSLLAVGSDETATTMTVTWELSRIETRYQWYQEYGDWRWEPVSSRERVADGRAELGKELGKELSAAVEISAPVDWGEYELVVSQADGGDAATSSRFYAGWYAPADVTSTPDTLELSLDKPAYKSGEVAQLRIVPRAAGTALVYVLSNRLVTMKVVKVAEGENTIKLDVTDDWGTGVYVSASVLRPMDVAAGRNPARALGLAHASIAPGKKALSASVEVAAEVAPRGPMEISVKVGGIARGETAYATIAAVDVGILNLTAFTPPDPKGHYFGQRKLGVGMRDLYGRLIDGLSGAAGTVRSGGDAAAQARMQAPPPTEELVAYFTGPVTIDKDGYARATFDMPSFNGTVKVMAVVWSNTAVGQADAEVLVRDPVVVTASVPRFMSPNDESRMLLEVMHATGPAGKMGLKLSAEGLTLGDVPNDFELAKGAKATFSVPITAGAEGQQSVSVSLTTPDGKQLSKELFIPVHNGDPEVSRTQRLELAAGESFTLDQTAFADFAPGSGLATLSVGPIARLDVPGLLAALDRYPYGCTEQVTSRALPLLYFDQVAKAMQLKGAEDLPTRISKAVGEVLTNQSSESGFGLWGPSSGDFWLDAYVTDFLSRAKAQGHAVPDVAFRSALDNLRNRVNYTADFDEGGEALAYALMVLAREGAATIGDLRYYADVKGDAFATPIAQAQLAAALASYGDQKRADAMFNKAGARVAAYKSLTEAQIYREDYGSRRRDVAAVLTLATEAKSKALDVEELALSLRPDGRSLSTQEASWTLLAANALIEQPSNDGITLDGKPVEGPLVRVLKADVTHTYGAKADSAKALTVSNGSFKPTTLTLTTYGVPRVPEPATGNGYAITRSYYQMDGVPVDLDSGVKAGDRMVVVLEVVPFGKAQARLMLADPLPAGFEIDNPNLLRGGEVGGLDWLKVKEDAEHSEFRQDRFISQVDWEGSNTLRLAYIVRAVSPGQFHHPAASVEDMYRPDYRAQTDAGRVTISE